Proteins from a genomic interval of Clostridium cochlearium:
- the rnpM gene encoding RNase P modulator RnpM: MKARKIPQRMCTGCMEMKPKKDLIRVVKNKDGEVSIDLTGKKSGRGAYICKDVDCLQKSFKAKRLEKNLEATISEELFNKLREEIENER; the protein is encoded by the coding sequence TTGAAGGCAAGGAAAATTCCTCAAAGAATGTGTACAGGATGCATGGAAATGAAGCCCAAAAAGGATCTTATCAGAGTTGTAAAAAATAAAGATGGAGAGGTTTCAATAGATTTGACAGGTAAAAAGTCAGGAAGAGGTGCTTACATTTGCAAAGATGTAGATTGTCTTCAAAAATCCTTTAAAGCTAAAAGGTTAGAAAAAAACCTAGAAGCTACTATAAGTGAAGAACTATTCAATAAATTAAGAGAAGAGATAGAAAATGAAAGATAA
- the rpsO gene encoding 30S ribosomal protein S15: protein MDKALKQEILNKHARHEGDTGSPEVQIALLTQRINHLNEHLKVHKKDFHSRRGLLMMVGKRRGLLNYLEKKDIERYRAIIKELGLRK, encoded by the coding sequence ATGGATAAGGCATTAAAACAAGAAATATTAAACAAACATGCAAGACACGAAGGAGATACAGGTTCTCCAGAAGTTCAAATTGCACTATTAACTCAAAGGATAAATCATTTAAATGAACATTTAAAAGTTCATAAGAAAGATTTCCATTCTAGAAGAGGACTTCTTATGATGGTTGGTAAAAGAAGAGGTCTTTTAAATTACTTAGAAAAAAAAGATATAGAAAGATATCGTGCAATTATAAAAGAACTAGGATTAAGAAAATAA
- a CDS encoding polyribonucleotide nucleotidyltransferase encodes MSHVLETDIAGRTLKVEYGKVGMLSDCAILVSYGDTVVLINANASKEPRDGIDFFPLSVEYEERLYSVGKIPGGFIKREGRPTENAILHARAIDRPLRPLFPKGYRNDVQIVCTVLSVESDNQPDILAMNGASLALCLSSIPFTTPVANVSVGLINDEFILNPTQSQREESILNLTVSATKERVMMIEAGAQEIDEDTMYRAIRFGFEKCQKIIEFQEEAMRKFGKEKVEPVLYLVDEEIEKEVREFAFPMIKEAMYIPDKDLRNEKIDEVKEKVMEEFEEKYPDNISDISEAIYKMQKEVVRNMILREKRRPDERAFNEIRKISCEVGLLPRTHGTGLFTRGLTQVMTAATIGPLADVQILDSIEDEEFKRYMHHYNFPSYSVGETRPLRGPGRREIGHGALAEKALEPLIPSEEEFPYTIRLVSEVLSSNGSTSQASVCGSTLALLDAGVPIKRPAAGIAMGLVTSDDLTEEEILTDIQGIEDFFGDMDFKVAGTEKGITAIQVDTKISGLSDNCIKQALVKARDARLYILGKIKECIPEPRKELSPYAPRVYTMSIDPEKIRDVIGAGGKTINKIIGETGVQIDIKEDGKIYVMSPDSVGADRALKMIDDLTRDVEAGEIYLGKVTRTTNFGAFVEILPGKEGLVHISKLDFTRVNKVEDVVSVGDEILVKVTDIDDQGRINLSRRDAMKKEENEKDKENKH; translated from the coding sequence ATGAGTCACGTACTTGAAACTGATATAGCAGGAAGAACTCTTAAAGTAGAATATGGAAAAGTTGGAATGCTTTCTGATTGTGCTATATTAGTAAGTTATGGAGATACAGTGGTTCTTATAAATGCAAATGCATCTAAAGAACCAAGAGATGGAATAGATTTTTTTCCATTAAGTGTAGAATATGAAGAAAGACTTTATTCTGTTGGGAAAATACCAGGAGGCTTTATAAAAAGAGAGGGAAGACCTACAGAAAATGCTATATTACATGCTAGGGCTATAGATAGACCATTAAGACCTTTATTTCCAAAAGGTTATAGAAATGATGTTCAAATAGTATGTACTGTATTGTCTGTGGAATCTGATAATCAACCAGATATATTAGCTATGAATGGAGCATCTTTAGCTCTATGCCTATCTAGCATACCTTTTACCACTCCGGTAGCTAATGTTTCCGTAGGTTTAATAAATGATGAATTCATATTAAATCCAACTCAAAGTCAAAGAGAAGAGAGCATTTTAAATTTAACTGTTTCCGCTACAAAGGAAAGAGTTATGATGATTGAAGCAGGTGCCCAAGAAATAGATGAAGATACAATGTATAGGGCTATAAGATTTGGTTTTGAGAAATGCCAAAAGATAATAGAATTTCAAGAAGAAGCAATGAGAAAGTTTGGAAAAGAGAAGGTAGAACCAGTATTATATTTAGTAGACGAAGAAATAGAAAAAGAAGTAAGAGAATTTGCATTTCCTATGATTAAAGAAGCTATGTATATTCCAGATAAAGATCTTAGAAACGAAAAAATAGATGAAGTAAAAGAAAAAGTAATGGAAGAATTTGAAGAAAAATATCCAGATAATATTTCAGATATTTCAGAAGCTATATACAAAATGCAAAAAGAAGTAGTAAGGAATATGATACTTAGAGAAAAAAGACGTCCAGATGAAAGAGCTTTTAATGAAATAAGAAAAATTAGCTGTGAAGTGGGATTACTTCCAAGAACTCATGGTACAGGATTGTTTACTAGAGGATTAACTCAAGTAATGACAGCTGCAACTATTGGACCTTTAGCAGATGTACAAATCCTAGATAGTATAGAAGATGAAGAATTCAAAAGATATATGCATCATTATAATTTTCCATCTTATAGTGTAGGAGAAACTAGACCTTTAAGAGGACCAGGTAGAAGAGAAATAGGTCATGGAGCTTTAGCGGAGAAAGCATTAGAACCTTTAATACCATCTGAGGAAGAATTCCCATATACTATAAGACTTGTATCTGAGGTTTTAAGTTCAAATGGGTCTACTTCTCAAGCAAGTGTTTGTGGAAGTACATTAGCTCTATTAGATGCAGGAGTACCTATTAAAAGACCTGCAGCAGGTATAGCTATGGGACTTGTTACTAGCGATGATTTAACAGAAGAAGAAATTTTAACTGATATACAAGGTATAGAAGATTTCTTTGGAGACATGGACTTTAAAGTAGCAGGCACAGAAAAGGGAATAACTGCTATACAAGTAGACACAAAGATAAGTGGACTATCAGATAATTGTATAAAACAAGCTTTAGTAAAAGCAAGAGATGCAAGATTATATATATTAGGAAAGATTAAAGAATGCATACCAGAGCCTAGAAAAGAACTTTCACCTTATGCTCCAAGAGTTTATACTATGAGTATAGACCCAGAAAAAATAAGAGATGTAATAGGTGCCGGTGGTAAAACAATAAACAAAATAATAGGAGAAACTGGTGTTCAAATAGACATAAAAGAAGATGGAAAAATATATGTTATGTCTCCTGATAGTGTTGGAGCAGATAGAGCACTAAAAATGATAGATGATTTAACTAGAGATGTAGAAGCAGGAGAAATTTATTTAGGTAAAGTTACTAGAACAACTAATTTTGGAGCTTTTGTTGAAATACTTCCAGGAAAAGAAGGACTAGTACACATTTCCAAATTAGACTTTACAAGAGTTAATAAAGTTGAAGATGTAGTTTCAGTTGGAGATGAAATATTAGTAAAAGTAACAGATATAGATGATCAAGGAAGAATAAATCTTTCAAGAAGAGATGCAATGAAGAAAGAAGAAAACGAAAAAGATAAAGAAAATAAACATTAA
- the rimP gene encoding ribosome maturation factor RimP, with translation MIDNLKKLVEPIIKELYYELYYLEFVKENNDNYLRIYIDSENGIGLEDCEKVSRAVSDMLDEKDPIESSYYLEVSSPGLERQLYNDKHIEDNIGKTACVRLNSLFNGSRKFQGKLKDINEENLTLDINTEDFQIPREKIKRINLVYEG, from the coding sequence ATGATAGACAATTTAAAAAAATTAGTAGAACCTATAATAAAAGAATTATATTATGAATTATATTATTTAGAGTTTGTAAAAGAAAATAATGACAATTATTTAAGAATATATATAGATAGTGAAAATGGCATAGGATTAGAAGATTGTGAAAAAGTAAGTAGAGCTGTAAGTGATATGCTAGATGAAAAAGATCCTATAGAGTCTAGTTACTATTTAGAAGTGTCTTCACCAGGATTAGAAAGACAACTGTATAATGATAAACATATAGAAGATAATATAGGGAAAACTGCTTGTGTAAGATTAAATTCTTTATTTAATGGTAGTAGAAAGTTTCAAGGAAAACTTAAAGACATTAATGAAGAAAATCTTACTTTAGATATTAATACTGAGGATTTCCAAATTCCACGTGAAAAGATAAAAAGAATAAATTTAGTTTATGAAGGGTAA
- the nusA gene encoding transcription termination factor NusA: MNEEFIVALKEIVKEKGISAELLFNTIEDALVAAYKKNYSKQGATSQHVNVSMNRETGEIHVYSRKNVVEEVEDEFNEISLEDAKKIDPRYELEDIVDIEVTPEKFGRVAAQAAKQVVVQRIKEEERRIVYNEFIEKECDIITGNVIRKDKSNVFINLGKIEAVLGPNEQMPGEVYNFNDKLKLYIVEVKNTTKGAQVVVSRTHPGLVKRLFELEVPEIYNGIVEIKSISREAGSRTKIAVHSNDDNVDSMGACVGPKGTRVQNIVNELKNEKIDIIKWSKLPDEFIANALSPAKVLNVDVDEESKSAKVLVEDNQLSLAIGKEGQNVRLAAKLTGWKIDIKSLSQISEIEENVEAEENDFKFKEDYTTAEESEN; this comes from the coding sequence ATGAATGAGGAATTCATAGTAGCATTAAAAGAAATTGTTAAAGAGAAGGGTATTAGCGCAGAATTGCTTTTTAATACTATAGAAGATGCTTTAGTTGCTGCATATAAAAAGAATTACTCAAAACAAGGTGCAACAAGTCAACATGTAAATGTGTCCATGAATAGAGAAACTGGAGAAATCCATGTTTATTCAAGAAAAAATGTAGTAGAAGAAGTGGAAGATGAATTTAACGAAATATCTTTAGAAGATGCTAAAAAAATAGATCCAAGATATGAACTAGAAGATATAGTTGATATAGAGGTTACACCAGAAAAGTTTGGAAGAGTAGCAGCACAGGCAGCTAAGCAAGTAGTTGTGCAAAGAATAAAAGAAGAAGAGAGAAGAATTGTATACAATGAGTTTATAGAAAAAGAATGTGATATAATAACAGGTAATGTTATTAGAAAAGATAAGTCAAATGTATTTATTAACTTAGGAAAAATAGAGGCAGTTTTAGGACCTAATGAACAAATGCCAGGAGAAGTGTACAATTTTAACGACAAATTAAAATTGTATATAGTGGAAGTTAAAAATACTACCAAAGGAGCACAAGTAGTAGTATCTAGAACTCATCCAGGGCTAGTTAAGAGATTATTTGAATTAGAAGTGCCAGAAATATATAATGGTATTGTAGAGATAAAAAGTATTTCAAGAGAAGCAGGATCAAGAACAAAAATTGCAGTACATTCAAATGACGATAATGTTGACTCTATGGGAGCTTGTGTAGGTCCAAAGGGAACAAGAGTTCAAAATATAGTAAATGAACTTAAAAATGAAAAAATTGATATAATAAAATGGAGTAAACTTCCAGATGAATTTATAGCAAATGCACTTAGTCCAGCAAAGGTACTAAATGTAGATGTAGATGAAGAAAGTAAATCAGCAAAGGTTTTAGTAGAAGATAACCAACTTTCTTTAGCTATAGGTAAGGAAGGTCAAAATGTTAGATTAGCTGCAAAATTAACAGGATGGAAAATAGACATAAAAAGTTTATCACAAATTTCAGAAATAGAAGAAAATGTAGAGGCTGAAGAAAATGATTTTAAATTTAAAGAAGATTATACAACAGCTGAAGAAAGTGAAAATTAA
- the infB gene encoding translation initiation factor IF-2 has translation MSKVRVYELAKELGISSKDLISLLKDEFSIEVKNHMSVVEEEDALLIKEFYGESEKKSTEEDIEEKYGELQEKQIPVIKKNKKNKTKKNEDENNDNEQEDEEEEEEEIILEIEDTITVKELSDRLEKTYAEVIKELMMMGVMAGVNQEIDFEIAEKLGEKFNAMIVKKEVDVLEEAVEQYIEEDEEEGTVKRPPVVTVMGHVDHGKTSLLDAIRKEQVAGSEAGGITQHIGAYTITINGEKITFLDTPGHEAFTSMRARGAQITDIVILVVAADDGIMPQTEEAINHCKAANVPVVVAINKMDRAGANPDKVKQQLAEKGLVSEDWGGDTITVPVSAHTKEGIDTLLEMVLLTAEIQELKSNPSRKAKGTVIDAKLDKGRGPVASLIVQNGTLHSGDSIIVGTTYGRIRAMFDDKGRKIKSAGPSIPVEILGLSEVPSAGDRFYVVKDEKTAREMAEKRKEKSRNEYLSTNKVSLEDLYSQIKEGKIKELNIIVKADVQGTIEAIRQSLEKLSTDEVKVRVIHGGVGAITETDVILANASSAVIIGFNVRPDSNAIVSAEKENVEIKTYRVIYSAIEDIKKAMIGMLEPEYKEVIQGRAEVRMTYKISSVGTVAGCYVQSGKITRNSNVRIIREGIVIFESELASLKRFKDDVKEVASGYECGIMIEKFNDIKEGDVIEAYTMEAVKKQTL, from the coding sequence TTGTCAAAAGTAAGAGTATATGAATTAGCAAAAGAATTAGGTATATCAAGTAAAGATTTGATTAGCTTATTAAAAGACGAATTTAGCATTGAAGTAAAAAATCATATGAGTGTGGTAGAGGAAGAAGATGCTCTATTGATAAAAGAATTTTATGGTGAAAGTGAAAAGAAAAGTACTGAAGAAGATATAGAAGAAAAATATGGAGAACTTCAGGAAAAACAGATACCAGTAATTAAAAAGAATAAAAAGAATAAAACTAAGAAAAATGAAGATGAAAACAATGATAACGAACAAGAAGATGAAGAAGAGGAAGAAGAGGAAATAATACTAGAAATAGAAGATACTATAACTGTTAAAGAATTATCGGATAGATTAGAAAAAACTTATGCTGAAGTTATAAAAGAACTAATGATGATGGGAGTAATGGCTGGAGTTAATCAAGAAATAGATTTTGAAATAGCAGAAAAACTTGGTGAAAAATTTAATGCTATGATCGTAAAAAAAGAAGTAGATGTATTGGAAGAAGCTGTTGAACAGTACATTGAAGAGGATGAAGAGGAAGGAACTGTAAAAAGACCTCCAGTAGTTACAGTTATGGGTCATGTTGACCATGGAAAAACTTCATTGTTAGATGCTATTAGAAAAGAACAGGTAGCTGGTAGCGAGGCAGGAGGTATAACTCAACACATAGGTGCTTACACTATAACCATAAATGGTGAAAAAATAACATTCTTAGATACACCAGGACATGAAGCTTTTACATCAATGAGAGCTAGAGGAGCGCAAATAACAGATATAGTTATATTAGTGGTTGCAGCAGATGATGGTATAATGCCACAAACAGAAGAGGCTATTAACCACTGTAAAGCTGCTAATGTTCCTGTAGTAGTTGCTATAAATAAAATGGATAGAGCTGGAGCTAATCCTGATAAGGTAAAACAACAATTAGCAGAAAAGGGTCTTGTATCAGAAGACTGGGGTGGAGACACTATTACTGTACCTGTATCAGCCCACACAAAAGAAGGTATAGACACTTTACTAGAAATGGTACTTTTAACAGCAGAAATACAAGAATTAAAGTCAAATCCTAGTAGAAAAGCTAAGGGAACAGTTATAGATGCAAAATTAGATAAGGGAAGAGGACCTGTAGCATCCTTAATAGTTCAAAATGGAACTCTACATTCAGGTGATTCTATAATAGTTGGAACTACTTATGGAAGAATTAGAGCTATGTTTGATGATAAGGGAAGAAAAATAAAGTCAGCAGGCCCATCAATTCCAGTAGAAATTTTAGGACTTTCAGAAGTACCTTCAGCAGGGGACAGATTCTATGTAGTAAAAGATGAAAAAACTGCAAGAGAAATGGCTGAAAAGAGAAAAGAAAAATCCAGAAATGAATATTTATCCACTAATAAAGTTTCATTAGAGGATTTATATAGCCAAATAAAAGAGGGAAAAATAAAAGAATTAAATATAATAGTTAAAGCTGACGTACAAGGAACTATTGAAGCTATAAGACAATCTCTTGAAAAACTATCTACTGATGAAGTAAAAGTAAGAGTTATTCATGGTGGTGTTGGAGCCATTACTGAGACAGATGTAATTCTTGCAAATGCATCTAGTGCTGTTATTATAGGTTTTAATGTAAGACCAGATTCAAATGCTATAGTATCTGCTGAAAAAGAAAATGTGGAAATAAAAACTTATAGAGTTATATATAGTGCTATTGAAGACATTAAAAAGGCTATGATAGGTATGCTAGAGCCTGAATATAAAGAAGTTATTCAAGGAAGAGCAGAGGTTAGAATGACATATAAAATATCCAGTGTAGGAACAGTTGCAGGATGTTATGTTCAAAGTGGTAAAATAACTAGAAATTCTAATGTAAGGATTATAAGAGAGGGTATAGTTATTTTTGAATCTGAATTAGCATCTCTAAAGAGATTTAAAGATGATGTTAAGGAAGTGGCTTCTGGATATGAATGTGGAATAATGATTGAAAAATTTAATGATATAAAAGAAGGCGACGTTATAGAAGCTTACACAATGGAAGCTGTTAAAAAGCAGACATTATGA
- the truB gene encoding tRNA pseudouridine(55) synthase TruB, producing the protein MNGVINVYKPKNITSFDVVRSIKKISKTKKVGHTGTLDPMATGVLPICLGTSTKIVDFIMNEHKEYIAKLKLGLITDTYDREGKVLKEEDSSQILEEEVITCINSFIGEIIQVPPMYSAIKVKGERLYNLARKGIEIEREGRKINIYHIEVLNVNLPYVEFKVNCSKGTYIRSLCYDIGNKLGIGATMWELERTKTGEFSIENSIKLEDLNEENIEEFIIPTEKALNKYEKIKVDEYFGKLLKNGVKVKDKRLLNKIEANEILRVYEEEKFIGLGQKTREGFKIIKLLV; encoded by the coding sequence ATGAATGGCGTAATAAATGTATATAAACCTAAAAATATTACCTCTTTTGATGTGGTAAGAAGTATTAAAAAAATAAGTAAAACAAAAAAAGTAGGTCATACAGGAACTTTAGATCCAATGGCTACAGGGGTATTGCCTATATGTTTAGGCACCTCTACAAAAATTGTTGATTTTATTATGAATGAACATAAAGAGTATATAGCAAAACTAAAATTGGGATTAATAACTGATACCTATGATAGAGAAGGAAAAGTATTAAAAGAAGAGGATTCATCTCAAATTTTAGAGGAGGAAGTTATAACTTGTATAAATTCTTTTATAGGGGAAATTATACAAGTACCTCCTATGTACTCTGCTATAAAAGTCAAAGGTGAAAGATTATACAATCTTGCAAGAAAAGGAATTGAAATTGAAAGAGAAGGCAGAAAAATAAATATCTATCATATAGAAGTGCTAAACGTAAATCTTCCCTATGTAGAGTTTAAAGTTAATTGTTCTAAAGGAACGTATATAAGAAGCCTTTGCTATGATATTGGCAATAAATTAGGAATAGGTGCAACTATGTGGGAATTAGAAAGAACTAAAACAGGAGAGTTCTCCATTGAAAACTCTATAAAATTAGAGGACTTAAATGAAGAAAATATAGAAGAATTTATAATTCCTACAGAAAAAGCTTTAAATAAATATGAAAAAATAAAAGTTGATGAATACTTTGGAAAACTCCTAAAAAATGGAGTGAAAGTAAAAGATAAAAGACTTTTGAATAAAATAGAAGCAAATGAAATTTTAAGAGTTTACGAAGAAGAGAAATTTATAGGATTGGGACAAAAAACTAGAGAGGGATTTAAAATAATTAAATTACTTGTATAG
- a CDS encoding bifunctional riboflavin kinase/FAD synthetase has translation MDIIEEEIKKKYNHDIYVALGSFDGLHLGHMKLIDTAIKLAKENNGKSMVYTFKNHPLGVINKKLAPKLLMDNSTKIEVLKNKGVDILRFICFDKKFMEISPEDFVLNIIKQYNIKGIVVGFNFRFGHKNSGDVELLKEFSKKYNFKLFVVNAVEYNNEVVSSSRIRKAISQYGNVEEAKEMLPHPYFLEGKVVRGRQIGRKMGFPTINLDYNEDFVIPKNGVYFTAVLYDNKFYKGITNIGYNPTVEGKRLNIETHILDFNKEIYGERIRLYFLSRLRDEKKFQSIEELSLTIKKDKEYVKSQNINC, from the coding sequence ATGGATATAATAGAAGAAGAGATAAAAAAAAAGTATAATCATGATATTTATGTGGCTTTAGGAAGTTTTGATGGATTACATTTAGGACATATGAAGTTAATAGATACAGCAATAAAGCTTGCTAAGGAAAATAACGGAAAAAGCATGGTATATACTTTTAAAAATCATCCTTTAGGGGTTATAAATAAAAAATTAGCACCAAAGCTTTTAATGGATAACAGTACAAAGATAGAAGTGCTTAAAAATAAAGGTGTAGATATATTAAGATTTATTTGCTTTGATAAAAAATTTATGGAAATATCCCCGGAGGACTTTGTATTAAACATAATAAAGCAATATAATATAAAAGGCATAGTAGTAGGTTTTAATTTTAGATTTGGCCATAAAAATTCTGGGGACGTTGAATTATTAAAGGAATTTAGTAAAAAATATAATTTTAAATTGTTTGTAGTAAATGCTGTAGAGTATAATAATGAAGTGGTTTCTAGTTCTAGAATTAGAAAAGCTATATCACAGTATGGAAATGTAGAAGAAGCTAAAGAAATGCTTCCACATCCTTATTTTTTAGAAGGTAAAGTTGTAAGAGGACGGCAAATAGGACGAAAGATGGGATTCCCAACAATAAATTTAGATTACAATGAGGATTTTGTAATTCCTAAAAATGGAGTTTATTTTACAGCAGTATTATATGATAATAAATTCTATAAGGGAATAACTAATATAGGTTATAATCCTACAGTAGAAGGTAAAAGACTAAATATAGAAACTCATATATTGGATTTTAATAAAGAAATATATGGGGAAAGAATAAGACTTTATTTTTTAAGCCGTTTAAGAGATGAAAAAAAATTTCAGTCTATAGAGGAATTATCTTTGACAATTAAAAAAGATAAAGAATATGTAAAAAGTCAAAATATAAATTGTTAA
- the rbfA gene encoding 30S ribosome-binding factor RbfA, whose amino-acid sequence MAKYRTGRINEEVKKEVSNIIQMELKDPRISAMVSVTKVEVTKDQRYAKVYVSIFGDEKSKEETLEALKSSSGFIRREVGHRIKLRYTPEIIIENDDSIEHGMHIDAILDKIKETESHDNK is encoded by the coding sequence ATGGCTAAGTACAGGACTGGCAGAATAAATGAAGAGGTAAAAAAAGAAGTTTCAAACATAATTCAAATGGAGTTAAAAGACCCAAGAATAAGTGCTATGGTTAGCGTAACTAAGGTAGAGGTAACCAAAGATCAAAGATATGCAAAAGTATACGTAAGTATATTTGGAGATGAAAAATCAAAAGAGGAAACCTTAGAAGCACTTAAAAGCTCTAGTGGATTTATAAGAAGAGAAGTAGGTCATAGAATTAAATTAAGATATACACCGGAGATTATAATAGAAAATGATGATTCTATAGAACATGGTATGCATATAGATGCTATTTTAGATAAAATCAAGGAGACTGAAAGCCATGATAACAAATAA
- a CDS encoding ribosomal L7Ae/L30e/S12e/Gadd45 family protein gives MKDKFISFLGITKKAGKVVEGYNKCEEILKKNSCYLIIVSQEASSNTREKFERICNNKKVPIIVAYSSQELSYALGKEGLNVIGVKDSSMANRLLQLWNGS, from the coding sequence ATGAAAGATAAATTTATTTCATTTTTAGGAATAACTAAAAAAGCAGGTAAAGTTGTAGAAGGATATAACAAATGTGAAGAGATATTAAAAAAGAATAGTTGTTATCTTATTATAGTATCACAAGAGGCCTCTTCTAATACTAGGGAAAAATTTGAAAGAATTTGTAACAATAAAAAAGTTCCTATAATTGTAGCCTATAGTAGTCAAGAGTTATCTTATGCATTAGGAAAAGAAGGATTAAATGTAATAGGTGTAAAAGATAGTTCTATGGCAAATAGATTACTACAATTGTGGAATGGTTCATAA
- a CDS encoding DHH family phosphoesterase — translation MITNKILDLIKESRKIALTFHVSPDGDSIGSTLALYQGISSLNKDVYIISKEDIPEDFKFLPCGEVITKGHGEVLEGTDLVIVLDCGNFARVNANIDIENKKYTFINIDHHISNELYGDYNFVDPNAACMGEIVYQMLKSLDVDINKDIATCLYTSILTDTGSFRHSNTTCVTHCVAGDLINTGIDFSSIHRKIFDNKKFVRFKLYGEVFNKMELIDHEICVMKVTQEMFKKFNIDSGEDTSDIVSFGGTMKEVEVTLLLKEKDNEIKISLRSKSKVDVRHIAEKLGGGGHIRAAGASVKGKSLEDVKTMAIDLIKKELMK, via the coding sequence ATGATAACAAATAAAATACTGGACTTAATAAAGGAAAGTAGAAAAATAGCATTAACTTTTCATGTATCTCCAGATGGAGATTCCATAGGAAGTACTTTAGCTTTATATCAAGGTATTTCCTCTTTAAATAAAGATGTATATATTATTTCTAAAGAAGATATACCAGAAGACTTTAAATTTTTGCCTTGTGGTGAAGTAATAACCAAAGGTCATGGAGAAGTTTTAGAAGGAACAGATTTAGTTATAGTATTAGATTGTGGAAATTTTGCCAGAGTAAATGCCAATATAGATATTGAAAATAAAAAATATACATTTATTAATATAGATCATCATATATCTAATGAATTATATGGAGACTACAATTTTGTAGATCCTAATGCAGCTTGCATGGGAGAAATAGTATATCAAATGCTAAAATCCTTAGATGTTGATATAAATAAAGATATAGCAACTTGTCTATATACATCTATATTAACAGATACAGGTTCTTTTAGACATTCAAATACTACTTGTGTAACCCATTGTGTTGCTGGGGATTTAATAAATACAGGTATAGATTTTAGCAGTATACACAGAAAAATATTTGATAATAAAAAGTTTGTTAGATTTAAGCTTTATGGAGAAGTTTTTAATAAAATGGAATTAATAGACCATGAAATTTGTGTTATGAAAGTAACACAGGAAATGTTTAAAAAGTTTAATATAGACTCTGGTGAAGATACTTCGGATATAGTTTCTTTTGGAGGAACTATGAAAGAAGTAGAAGTAACTCTTCTTTTAAAAGAAAAAGATAATGAAATAAAAATAAGCCTAAGATCTAAATCTAAGGTAGATGTAAGACACATAGCAGAAAAACTAGGTGGTGGGGGACATATAAGAGCTGCGGGAGCTTCTGTTAAAGGAAAATCCTTAGAAGATGTAAAGACTATGGCAATAGATTTAATAAAAAAAGAGCTGATGAAATGA